The following coding sequences are from one Halictus rubicundus isolate RS-2024b chromosome 11, iyHalRubi1_principal, whole genome shotgun sequence window:
- the Zip gene encoding myosin heavy chain 10 isoform X3: protein MADVDSRVDHSDPELRFLSVDRNNFNDPATQAEWTQKKLVWVPHDTQGFVAAGIKGERGDEVEVEIAETGKRVLVAKDDIQKMNPPKYDKVEDMAELTCLNEASVLHNLKDRYYSGLIYTYSGLFCVVVNPYKRLSIYTEKIMERYKGIKRHEVPPHVFAITDTAYRSMLQDREDQSILCTGESGAGKTENTKKVIQYLAYVAASKPKSNATPSPALIIGELEQQLLQANPILEAFGNAKTVKNDNSSRFGKFIRINFDASGYIAGANIETYLLEKSRAIRQAKDERTFHIFYQLLAGASAEQKKEFILEDPKHYPFLSNGALPVPGVDDSAEFFSTVKSMHIMGMTNEDFSSIFRIVSAVMLFGSMQFRQERNSDQATLPDNTVAQKISHLLGLSVTEMTKAFLKPRIKVGRDFVTKAQTKEQVEFAVEAISKACYERMFRWLVNRINRSLDRTKRQGASFIGILDMAGFEIFELNSFEQLCINYTNEKLQQLFNHTMFILEQEEYQREGIEWKFIDFGLDLQPTIDLIDKPMGIMALLDEECWFPKATDKTFVEKLVGAHSVHPKFMKTDFRGVADFAIIHYAGKVDYSAAKWLMKNMDPLNENVVSLLQNSQDPFVCHIWKDAEIVGMAQQALTDTQFGARTRKGMFRTVSQLYKEQLAKLMVTLRNTNPNFVRCIIPNHEKRAGKIDAPLVLEQLRCNGVLEGIRICRQGFPNRIPFQEFRQRYELLTPNAIPKGFMDGKKACEKMIQALELDPNLYRVGQSKIFFRAGVLAHLEEERDYKITDIIVNFQAFCRGFLARRNYQKRLQQLNAIRIIQRNCAAYLKLRNWQWWRLYTKVKPLLEVTKQEEKLTQKEDELKQVRDKLELQLHSAQEYERKYQQAIEEKTVLAEQLQAEVELCAEAEEMRARLAARKQELEEILHDLEARIEEEEERSAALTQEKKKLQLNISDLEEQLEEEEAARQKLQLEKVLCDAKIKKLEEDLALSDDTNQKLLKEKKILEERANDLSQTLAEEEEKAKHLSKLKAKHEATIADLEERLLKDHQQRQEVDRSKRKIETEVSDLKEQLTERKTQVEELQLQLGKREEELNQVMAKMDEEGAAKAQAQKALRELESQLAELQEDLEAEKAARSKAEKLKRDLNEELEALKNELLDSLDTTAAQQELRSKREQELATLKKNLEEETSMHEATLADMRHKHTQELTAINEQMDALKKTKAVLEKAKGTLEAENADLASELRSVSASRQESDRRRKQAEQQLAEINAKLAEVERNRQELVERVTKLQQESESIMQQLEAAELKASAALKASTTCESQFTELQQQLEEETRQKLALSSKLRALESEKESLHDQLEEEEEAKRALDKQVLCLNVQLAEAKKKAEDEAEAAVALEEARKRCIKDMEAIQRQVEELQAANDKLDKSKKKIQAELEDSIIELEAQRAKVLELEKKQKNFDKFEDFSVLAEEKAVSEQYAEQRDAAEREAREKETRVLSLTRELDEMNEKVEELERVRRGLQSELDELVNNQGTADKNVHELEKTKRALESQLAEQRSQVEELEDELQFTEDAKLRLEVNMQALRAQFERDLQAKEEQAEEKRRGLVKQLRDLEAELEDERKQRAAAIAQRKKMEADYKDIEQQLEMHNKVKEDALKQLKKLQAQIKDSTRETEEARAARDELAANAKETERKVKSLEADLMQLTEDFASSERARRAAENERDELQEELNNNANKGTLMLDEKRRLEARIATLEEELEEEQSNGELFMDRARKAQITIEQLTNEMTIERSTTQKLESHKLLLERQNKELKAKLTELETAQRAKTKATIQQLESKINNLDEQLETEAKERFAQQKINRKLEKKLKELSLQLEDERRNSDQYKEQAEKVNARMKALKRQLDEAEEEISRHKAMKRKAQREMDDLLETQEEMTREMANLKNKLRRGGPPISLSSSRLKRGSVQTGGSGDDSTTQDESIDGEETVN from the exons ACATATTCCGGGCTCTTCTGCGTGGTAGTGAACCCATACAAGAGACTGTCAATTTACACGGAAAAGATAATGGAGAGGTACAAGGGTATCAAAAGACACGAGGTCCCACCCCATGTTTTCGCCATCACCGACACTGCATATCGTTCCATGCTTCAGG ATCGAGAGGATCAATCGATTTTATGCACCGGCGAGTCCGGCGCGGGAAAAACCGAAAACACGAAGAAAGTGATCCAATATTTGGCGTACGTTGCTGCCTCAAAGCCAAAATCGAACGCG ACACCGAGTCCGGCATTAATCATA GGTGAATTGGAGCAACAACTTCTGCAAGCAAATCCCATTCTGGAAGCCTTCGGCAATGCCAAGACTGTGAAAAACGATAATTCTTCTCGATTC GGCAAATTTATCCGAATAAACTTTGACGCATCAGGATACATAGCTGGAGCAAACATAGAAACTTATCTCCTGGAGAAATCAAGAGCAATTCGACAAGCAAAGGACGAAAGGACCTTCCATATATTCTACCAGCTCCTCGCAGGTGCTTCAGCAGAGCAGAAAA aGGAATTCATCTTGGAGGATCCAAAACACTATCCATTCCTCTCAAATGGCGCATTGCCAGTACCAGGAGTGGATGACTCGGCAGAGTTCTTCTCGACAGTAAAGTCAATGCACATAATGGGCATGACCAACGAGGACTTCTCTTCTATCTTCCGCATAGTGTCCGCAGTGATGCTGTTTGGGTCTATGCAGTTTCGCCAAGAAAGGAACTCGGACCAGGCTACACTGCCAGACAACACGGTTGCCCAGAAGATCTCTCACCTGTTGGGCTTAAGCGTCACAGAGATGACGAAAGCATTTTTGAAGCCAAGGATCAAGGTTGGCAGGGACTTTGTGACCAAGGCACAGACCAAAGAGCAGGTTGAGTTTGCTGTCGAAGCAATCTCCAAAGCCTGCTATGAAAGGATGTTCAGGTGGCTCGTAAACAGGATCAACAGGTCCCTAGATCGTACAAAGAGGCAGGGGGCCAGTTTTATTGGAATCCTGGATATGGCTGGATTTGAGATCTTCGAGCTGAATAGCTTTGAACAGCTCTGCATCAACTACACGAATGAAAAACTGCAGCAACTGTTTAACCATACTATGTTCATCCTCGAACAGGAGGAATATCAGAGAGAGGGCATCGAATGGAAGTTCATTGACTTCGGACTGGACCTGCAACCTACCATTGACCTTATCGACAAGCCTATGG GTATCATGGCACTGCTGGACGAGGAGTGCTGGTTCCCCAAGGCCACCGACAAGACGTTCGTAGAGAAATTAGTGGGAGCCCACAGCGTACACCCTAAATTTATGAAGACAGACTTCAGGGGTGTCGCAGACTTTGCTATCATACATTATGCTGGAAAGGTCGATTACTCTGCAGCGAAATGGTTGATGAAGAACATGGATCCTCTAAATGAAAATGTGGTCAGCCTCCTGCAGAACTCGCAGGATCCTTTCGTCTGTCATATCTGGAAAGACGCTGAGATTGTTGGGATGGCCCAACAGGCTTTAACAGACACACAATTCGGTGCGAGGACCAGGAAAGGAATGTTCCGAACTGTTTCACAGTTGTACAAAGAGCAGTTGGCGAAATTGATGGTCACTCTCAGAAATACTAATCCTAACTTTGTCAGATGTATCATACCGAATCATGAGAAACGGGCTGGAAAGATCGATGCTCCGTTGGTATTAGAACAGCTGAGATGCAATGGTGTGCTCGAAGGAATTCGAATTTGCCGTCAAGGATTCCCGAACAGGATACCCTTCCAGGAGTTTAGGCAGAGATACGAACTTCTAACGCCTAACGCTATCCCCAAGGGATTCATGGATGGGAAGAAGGCGTGTGAGAAAatg ATTCAGGCGCTGGAATTAGATCCGAATCTCTACCGGGTGGGTCAATCAAAGATATTCTTTCGCGCCGGCGTGCTAGCTCACCTCGAAGAGGAGCGTGACTACAAGATCACCGACATAATCGTCAACTTCCAAGCGTTCTGCCGCGGTTTCCTGGCTCGTCGGAATTACCAAAAGCGTCTCCAACAACTGAACGCCATCCGAATCATTCAAAGAAACTGCGCAGCATACTTGAAACTCAGAAACTGGCAATGGTGGCGTTTGTACACCAAAGTGAAACCATTATTAGAGGTGACGAAGCAGGAGGAGAAGTTGACACAGAAAGAGGACGAGCTGAAGCAAGTGCGGGACAAACTGGAACTGCAATTACACTCTGCACAGGAGTATGAAAGGAAATACCAGCAAGCCATCGAAGAGAAGACCGTATTAGCTGAGCAATTACAAGCTGAAGTAGAATTATGCGCGGAAGCTGAGGAGATGAGAGCAAGACTAGCGGCGAGGAAACAGGAACTAGAAGAAATTCTTCATGATTTGGAAGCGAGgatcgaagaagaagaggagaggagCGCGGCGTTGACTCAGGAGAAGAAGAAGCTGCAGCTGAACATCAGCGATCTTGAGGAGCAGCTGGAAGAAGAGGAAGCCGCCAGGCAGAAGCTGCAATTGGAAAAAGTGCTGTGCGACGCTAAAATAAAGAAACTGGAAGAGGACCTCGCATTGTCCGATGACACCAATCAGAAGTTGTTAAAGGAGAAGAAGATCTTGGAGGAGAGGGCGAATGATCTTTCCCAGACGCTGgccgaggaggaggagaaggcgAAGCACCTGTCGAAACTGAAGGCTAAACACGAAGCGACCATTGCAGATTTAGAGGAACGATTGTTGAAAGACCATCAGCAGAGGCAGGAGGTGGACAGGTCGAAGAGGAAGATCGAAACAGAGGTCTCAGACCTGAAGGAACAGTTGACTGAGAGGAAGACACAGGTGGAGGAGCTTCAGTTGCAACTAGGGAAACGCGAGGAAGAATTGAATCAGGTCATGGCAAAGATGGACGAGGAGGGTGCGGCGAAAGCTCAGGCGCAGAAGGCGCTGCGAGAGTTAGAATCTCAGCTGGCTGAGTTGCAGGAGGATTTGGAGGCTGAGAAGGCAGCCAGGAGCAAGGCTGAGAAACTGAAGCGCGATTTGAACGAGGAACTGGAAGCTCTGAAGAACGAACTTCTGGATTCATTGGACACCACGGCGGCTCAGCAGGAGCTGAGAAGCAAGCGGGAACAGGAATTGGCGACGCTGAAGAAGAACCTGGAAGAAGAAACCTCGATGCACGAGGCCACACTCGCAGACATGCGTCACAAGCATACTCAGGAGTTAACAGCCATAAATGAGCAGATGGACGCTTTGAAGAAGACCAAAGCGGTTTTGGAGAAAGCAAAGGGGACTCTGGAGGCTGAGAATGCTGATTTAGCTTCGGAACTGAGGTCTGTCAGTGCTAGCAGACAGGAGTCTGACAGGAGGAGGAAACAGGCGGAGCAACAGCTTGCTGAGATCAATGCCAAGCTCGCCGAGGTGGAAAGAAATAGGCAAGAACTCGTTGAGAGGGTTACGAAGCTGCAACAAGAGTCTGAAAGCATCATGCAGCAGCTCGAAGCTGCGGAGCTGAAGGCCTCTGCGGCTCTGAAAGCCTCTACCACCTGCGAGTCCCAATTTACTGAGCTCCAGCAGCAACTGGAGGAGGAGACGAGGCAGAAGCTGGCGCTCAGCTCTAAACTGAGAGCATTGGAAAGTGAGAAGGAAAGTTTGCATGATCAGttggaggaagaagaggaagcgaAGAGGGCCTTGGATAAACAG GTACTTTGCTTGAACGTACAACTGGCGGAGGCGAAGAAGAAGGCAGAAGACGAAGCCGAAGCTGCTGTAGCCTTGGAGGAAGCTAGAAAGAGGTGTATCAAAGATATGGAAGCGATTCAAAGACAGGTTGAGGAGCTGCAGGCTGCCAATGATAAATTGGATAAATCAAAAAAGAAGATCCAAGCGGAGTTGGAGGATAGTATTATTGAGCTCGAAGCGCAGAGAGCTAAGGTGCTGGAGTTGGAAAAGAAGCAGAAGAATTTCGATAAG TTTGAGGATTTTTCT GTGCTAGCTGAAGAGAAGGCAGTGTCGGAGCAGTACGCGGAGCAGCGAGACGCGGCGGAGCGCGAGGCCCGAGAAAAGGAGACCCGAGTGTTGTCCTTGACCCGAGAACTCGACGAGATGAACGAGAAAGTCGAAGAGCTCGAGCGCGTTCGTCGAGGCCTTCAATCGGAGCTCGACGAGCTGGTGAACAATCAAGGAACAGCCGACAAGAACGTGCACGAGCTTGAAAAGACAAAACGAGCTTTAGAATCCCAGCTGGCAGAGCAACGTTCCCAGGTTGAAGAACTCGAAGATGAGCTGCAGTTCACCGAGGACGCGAAGCTACGTCTAGAGGTGAACATGCAGGCCTTGAGGGCGCAATTCGAGCGAGACCTTCAGGCCAAAGAAGAACAAGCTGAGGAAAAGCGAAGGGGTCTAGTGAAACAACTGCGTGACCTCGAAGCGGAGCTTGAAGACGAGAGGAAGCAGAGAGCAGCGGCGATCGCGCAGCGCAAGAAGATGGAAGCGGATTACAAGGACATCGAACAACAGCTGGAGATGCACAACAAGGTCAAAGAGGACGCGTTGAAGCAGCTGAAGAAGCTGCAGGCGCAGATCAAAGACAGCACTAGGGAGACTGAGGAGGCTAGAGCTGCTAGGGACGAATTGGCAGCGAACGCTAAGGAGACCGAGAGGAAAGTGAAGAGTCTGGAGGCGGATCTAATGCAGTTGACCGAGGACTTTGCCAGCAGCGAGCGTGCTAGAAGAGCTGCCGAGAACGAGAGGGATGAGCTGCAGGAGGAGTTGAACAACAATGCTAACAAGGGCACGTTGATGCTTGATGAGAAGCGAAGACTGGAGGCTAGAATTGCGACCCTTGAAGAGGAGCTGGAAGAGGAACAATCGAATGGTGAACTGTTCATGGACAGAGCCAGGAAAGCGCAGATAACGATCGAACAGCTGACAAATGAAATGACTATTGAGAGGTCCACCACGCAGAAGCTGGAATCGCACAAGCTGTTGCTTGAGAGACAGAATAAGGAGCTGAAAGCTAAGCTAACCGAGCTGGAGACTGCTCAGAGGGCGAAGACCAAGGCCACGATACAACAGTTGGAGTCCAAGATCAATAATCTGGACGAACAGCTGGAGACTGAGGCTAAGGAGAGATTCGCGCAGCAGAAGATCAATAGGAAGCTGGAGAAGAAGTTGAAAGAGCTGAGTTTGCAGTTGGAGGACGAGAGGAGGAACTCTGACCAGTATAAGGAGCAGGCTGAGAAGGTAAACGCCAGGATGAAGGCGTTGAAAAGACAGCTCGATGAGGCTGAGGAGGAGATTAGCAGGCACAAGGCCATGAAGAGGAAAGCGCAGAGGGAAATGGACGACCTGTTGGAGACCCAGGAAGAGATGACCAGGGAGATGGCGAACCTTAAGAATAAACTGAG aCGCGGTGGTCCTCCAATAAGTCTGAGCTCGTCGCGTCTGAAACGAGGCTCCGTTCAGACCGGCGGCTCCGGGGACGACTCGACAACGCAGGACGAGAGCATTGATGGCGAGGAGACCGTCAATTGA